One Nostoc sp. CENA543 genomic window, ACTCCAGCCTAATACCCAATATGTGTTAACAGCCTATGTCCGCACTTCCGGTAATGTGACAGATGGTTATTTTGGTGTGAGAGATGCTAGACAAAAGGTGTTTACAGAACTGAAATTTGGTAGTCTACCTCGTTATACACCTTTGACTCTGAGATTTAGAACAGGTAATGAATCTGTGTACAATATCTTCACTGGATTTTGGGCATTAGGTCAAGATAGTTGGGTGCAAGTAGATGATTATCGCCTCTCTGGTGGTTCTTGTGATGATGTGAATTTAGTACCAGCAGATAATTGAGTTTTACTAAATCTGTGCTGGGAAAACTAGTGTAGAGATTGCGATCGCTTTACATTAGTACACAATTTCATTTACCAATTCACAACATTTTTCTTAATTTCTTCTTAATATCATCAAATTAAGCTGCCAGTAATTTTTCAAAATGATGGGATATCAAGCAATGAAATTGAAAAAACTACTGGGAGTCTTAATTCTCTTTTTACTATTTAGTGTTTCTGCGGTTTTTGTATCCGCAACAAACGCACAACCACCATTTAATTTTCCTGGACGTAACCCAAGAAGTTTTGATTTTGCACTCATTGGTGACATACCATATGATGCACGGCAAGAAATAGAATTTCAGAAATTAATCAAGGATATCAATAAATCTTTGGTGAGTTTTGTAATTCATGACGGAGATTTTAAAAGTGGTTCTAGTCTCTGTTCTGATGAGCTGTTTTATCAGCGATATCGAGAATTTAATGAATTTAGACATCCTCTCATTTATATATTTGGTGATAATGAGTGGACAGATTGTCATCGTCCTGCCGCAGGTGGATTTGATTCCATTGAAAGATTAGCAAAACTACGTGAAATCTTTACTAAAAGTGACAGAAGCTTAGGACGAAAAACAATCAAGCTTAATCGCCAAAGTGATGAACTGGCGTATAGTAAATTCCGTGAAAATGTCTACTGGACTAAGAATGATATTCTCTTTGCAGGTATCCACGTTGTTGGTAGTAACAACAACTTAGGACGCAATGCAGCCAATGATTTAGAGTACGCTGAACGTAACGCTGCTAATTTAGCTTGGTTAAAGAAAGCATTTGCCACAGCTAAAGCTAAAAACTACTTGGGAATGGTGGTTATTATTCATGCTAATCCCAATAACTTTAGTGTTCCAGCCAATGCACAGCAAAATGGCTTTAGTGATTTTATCAACACTTTAAAGGCTGAATTAAAAGAGTATAGTAAGCCTGTCATGATTGTTAACGGAGATACCCATTATTTTCGCATTGACAAACCCTTAAATATTGATACACCACCCAATACAGTTGTCACTAACTTTACTCGTGTGGAAACCTTTGGCGATCCCAATGTTCAATGGTTAAGAGTCACTGTTGATCCTAAAAATCCGCATCTCTTTGAAGTTAATAAAGAGATTCTTCCTGTAGAATAAGAAATATGGGCGTTGCTGAATGATGGGATGATTTTTGTTTCGCGCAAAGACGTAAAGAATCGACCTTTAGCTTTGTTCAAAAATCCCAATTCATCCCGCAATTATGCAACGCCGAAATATGTACAGATTACAGAGGACATCAGCACGAAAAATATCCGAGACTGTTCTCTGTAATCCATATTTTTGAAACTAGTTAAAAAGTCACATTATATTTATCAGCTAATTCAGAAAGCTTTTCATACTGTTGAATTGCTGCTTCAGTAATTAATGTTTTTGCTTCTTCTGGAGTAGTACCATTTTCAGGGATTAAATACTTAACATAAAGAGATAAAAAATCCACCATAATAGCTGAACCTATTAATCCGTGACTATCAGCTTCTTGCCCAGCCATTGCGGAGACGAGTCCAGTTTTAATGGGGTCTGGTCTACTTTTCATGAACTGATCAATCAGTTGCCAAATATATTCATTGGGGATAAGATTTTCCAACTTACTTAGATCAGGAGTAAATTCTATTCCTGCTGATTTTGCCTGTTCTAAAATACACCATTCAGCAAATTCTTTGAGGGCTGCTTCTGGAAGTTTAGGGAAATATTTATGTAGTTCTAAATTAGACACAGGCTCACCTTTATTTAACTTTTATTGCAGTACATTAAAGCAAGCCTAACTTACTATTTATATAAGTTTTAGTGTGTTATGTTACGACAGTCGAAGAACATAGATAATCTGAGATTATTTGCTGAGTGCGATCGCTATTAATCAAAGTTAAAGTAGACACAATAGATTCTCTAGTTAACAAAACATAATACTAGCGTGTTAATAATGTAAAAAATCATTAATTTATCAGTGCTATTACGGTTATTTTTTAGCAAAATAAGCTATAAAAAGTGACAATATATCTAAAATATTTTCACTCAGAAGTAGGATTTCAGACATGAATATTCAAAAAGGAATAAGTTTTGCCCTGTTGATGCTTTTATGTGGATGCAGTGGAGTTAATACTTCTAATGTCTCCACACAAACAACACCTGCTAGCCAAACCACACCTACCGAAGAAGCAACACCTTCCAGCCAAACCACACCTACCGAAGAAACAACACCTCCAAGTGAAAATACATCCGTGCCATCATCAGAAAATAAACAACTTAATCAAACCGATTTAGCATTTATTGCTGATATTGAATCTTTTGCTCGCAATAATGGCACAACCTTTTCCGATGTGACTCCCGAACAAAATGTGAAAACTGCTCGTGATATTTGTACCGGAGTCAAAAATAATGGCGCAAGCACAGCTATCAAAACCTTTTTTAACGCTATAACAACTCAAAATCCTAACTTAACAGAAGGCGAAAAATCCGCACTGGGATATATATTTAGTGCATCAGTCAAATATTATTGTCCCCAGTATCTTCCTGATGTACGTAATTTTCTAGCTAACGAAAAAGCTCCTAGCTAAAACTTGGTAACGTAAATAAAGTCTGCGGCTTGGAGTCATAGAGAGCGCGATCGCAAATCTTCAAATGTGCCAATATGTTGAGCGTATGTCGGTGAAGTTATCACTGGTTGTTACAGTAAAAGCATGAGCTTATT contains:
- a CDS encoding metallophosphoesterase, which produces MKLKKLLGVLILFLLFSVSAVFVSATNAQPPFNFPGRNPRSFDFALIGDIPYDARQEIEFQKLIKDINKSLVSFVIHDGDFKSGSSLCSDELFYQRYREFNEFRHPLIYIFGDNEWTDCHRPAAGGFDSIERLAKLREIFTKSDRSLGRKTIKLNRQSDELAYSKFRENVYWTKNDILFAGIHVVGSNNNLGRNAANDLEYAERNAANLAWLKKAFATAKAKNYLGMVVIIHANPNNFSVPANAQQNGFSDFINTLKAELKEYSKPVMIVNGDTHYFRIDKPLNIDTPPNTVVTNFTRVETFGDPNVQWLRVTVDPKNPHLFEVNKEILPVE
- a CDS encoding DUF732 domain-containing protein, with translation MNIQKGISFALLMLLCGCSGVNTSNVSTQTTPASQTTPTEEATPSSQTTPTEETTPPSENTSVPSSENKQLNQTDLAFIADIESFARNNGTTFSDVTPEQNVKTARDICTGVKNNGASTAIKTFFNAITTQNPNLTEGEKSALGYIFSASVKYYCPQYLPDVRNFLANEKAPS